The following are from one region of the Leptospira terpstrae serovar Hualin str. LT 11-33 = ATCC 700639 genome:
- a CDS encoding U32 family peptidase C-terminal domain-containing protein, with translation MSQLRKIPELLLPAGSLEKLEIAYLYGADAAYCGVPRFSLRARENDFTMEALEAGVSLARKLGKKIYFTVNNIPRNSKLPSYPKYLDMMAALKPDALIMADPGLILMTKEAHPELNIHISVQANTMNYAAVKFWKKFGVTRVILSREVSISEIAEIKNEVPDMEIEVFVHGSICIAHSGRCFMSNYFKKRDANQGSCNNACRDLYKVYVTNPKQNEEPMELITDEDGTFLMNSKDLRAIEFLQELCDAGVDSLKVEGRTKNDYYVGMVARSYRHTLDSIARGESFDRKWLEELDKVSSRKYFSGFLTRGMEDRIPEEERDFQNNEFGTSLQMSQKYAGFVKEYKPDTKRIIIEVKNKIQKGDEMEVIIATDPNPLSFTVDQIFYKQKPVEVISGGMGTVELDVPFVIPSKSFLSKKLKG, from the coding sequence ATGTCCCAATTGAGAAAAATTCCAGAACTGTTACTACCTGCAGGAAGTTTAGAAAAATTAGAAATTGCATATCTATATGGTGCGGATGCAGCCTATTGTGGTGTTCCGCGGTTTTCTTTGCGGGCAAGAGAAAATGATTTTACCATGGAGGCTTTGGAAGCAGGTGTATCCCTTGCCAGAAAACTTGGTAAAAAAATATATTTCACTGTGAATAACATTCCTAGAAATTCTAAATTACCATCCTATCCGAAGTATTTAGATATGATGGCGGCTTTAAAACCAGATGCCTTGATTATGGCAGATCCTGGTTTGATCCTTATGACAAAAGAAGCTCATCCTGAATTAAACATTCATATCTCTGTCCAAGCAAACACAATGAATTATGCGGCTGTAAAATTTTGGAAAAAATTTGGTGTTACTCGAGTGATTCTATCTCGCGAAGTTTCCATTTCTGAAATTGCAGAAATCAAAAATGAAGTTCCCGATATGGAGATAGAAGTGTTTGTACATGGATCCATTTGTATCGCTCATAGTGGTCGTTGTTTTATGAGTAACTATTTCAAAAAACGAGATGCTAACCAAGGTTCTTGTAATAACGCCTGTCGTGATTTGTATAAGGTGTATGTTACAAATCCCAAACAGAATGAGGAACCTATGGAACTCATTACAGACGAAGATGGAACATTTTTAATGAATTCTAAAGACCTTCGAGCAATTGAATTCTTGCAAGAGTTATGTGATGCGGGAGTGGATTCGTTAAAAGTAGAAGGTCGCACTAAAAACGATTATTATGTGGGAATGGTGGCTCGTAGTTATAGACATACCTTAGATAGTATTGCACGAGGTGAAAGTTTTGATCGTAAATGGTTAGAAGAACTAGATAAAGTTTCTTCGAGAAAATACTTTTCCGGGTTTTTAACTCGTGGTATGGAAGATCGTATTCCTGAAGAGGAAAGAGATTTCCAAAACAATGAATTTGGAACGAGTTTACAAATGAGCCAAAAGTATGCGGGGTTTGTAAAAGAATATAAACCCGATACAAAACGTATCATCATAGAAGTAAAAAATAAAATCCAAAAAGGGGATGAGATGGAAGTGATCATAGCAACAGATCCCAATCCATTATCGTTTACTGTGGATCAAATTTTTTATAAACAAAAACCAGTCGAAGTGATTAGTGGGGGAATGGGAACTGTAGAATTGGATGTTCCTTTTGTTATCCCTTCCAAATCTTTTTTAAGTAAAAAACTAAAGGGATGA
- a CDS encoding DUF4349 domain-containing protein, which produces MKNTLKLIIFALFVFLLHCGKESNSESTAPVEAEIRSSDMESEKKVAPSAPRAEENIEPPSVENQLGQVFVPIQNSSERLLEYQVQMSYQTQDLIKTRKDLLSFITKYGFIESSSAVNTDSPYMSLRVHIRSEKLYEALIELDTYGVLLSEDISTIDHTEGMVWQKIKSNREKIRLGRRNNANNQTSANSKNWQEIEEAVTESENNLDSSEHEIWKIKDKVKWATLSINFSSPIPADKIQIPTYKNAFIGILNVFLELTYYLIWMIPFLILAGLLYLPLKKIYLYFKK; this is translated from the coding sequence GTGAAAAATACTTTGAAATTGATCATCTTCGCATTGTTTGTTTTCCTACTGCATTGTGGAAAAGAATCCAATAGCGAAAGTACGGCACCGGTCGAAGCGGAAATCCGTTCCTCGGATATGGAGAGTGAGAAAAAAGTGGCTCCCAGTGCCCCGAGAGCAGAAGAAAACATCGAACCGCCGTCAGTCGAAAATCAACTCGGCCAAGTTTTTGTTCCCATCCAAAATAGTTCCGAACGATTGTTAGAATACCAAGTTCAAATGAGTTATCAAACCCAAGATTTAATTAAAACAAGAAAGGATCTTCTTAGTTTTATCACCAAATACGGGTTTATCGAAAGTAGTTCCGCTGTGAATACTGATTCTCCCTATATGAGTTTACGTGTTCATATAAGGTCGGAAAAGTTATATGAGGCACTGATCGAATTGGATACCTATGGAGTTTTACTCAGTGAAGACATTTCGACTATAGATCATACAGAAGGAATGGTTTGGCAAAAGATCAAATCAAACCGCGAAAAGATTCGTTTAGGACGGCGCAACAATGCGAACAACCAAACTTCCGCCAATTCTAAAAACTGGCAAGAAATAGAAGAAGCTGTCACTGAGAGTGAAAACAATTTAGATAGTTCGGAACATGAAATTTGGAAAATCAAAGATAAAGTAAAATGGGCCACATTGAGTATTAATTTCTCAAGTCCGATTCCAGCAGATAAAATCCAAATCCCTACTTATAAAAATGCATTCATTGGAATTCTAAATGTATTTTTAGAGTTAACATACTATCTGATTTGGATGATTCCTTTTTTGATACTTGCTGGTCTTTTATATCTTCCTTTAAAAAAGATTTATTTGTACTTTAAAAAATAA